The proteins below are encoded in one region of Syngnathus acus chromosome 2, fSynAcu1.2, whole genome shotgun sequence:
- the LOC119119785 gene encoding keratin, type II cytoskeletal 8-like has protein sequence MAASYKSTSYSVRSSSAPRNFSSHSYTGAGGLTARKSYSVRSSYGGSTRGYGGPGIISSTSNYGLGSAMGGSGLAFGGGMGLGQAQISAVTVNKSLLTPLNLSIDPTIQAVRTQEKEQIKTLNNRFASFIDKVRFLEQQNKMLETKWNLLQGQTTTRSNIDAMFEAYITNLRRQLDSLGNDKMKLEADLHNMQGLVEDFKNKYEDEINKRTECENDFVLIKKDVDEAYMNKVELEAKLESLTDEINFLRSIYEEELRELQSQIKDTSVIVEMDNSRNLDMDSIVAEVKAQYEDIANRTRAEAETWYKTKFEEMQTSASRYGDDLRATRTEIADLNRMIQRLTSEIDGVKGQRANLEAQIAEAEERGELAIKDAKSRIQDLEDALQRAKQDMARQIREYQDLMNVKLALDIEIATYRKLLEGEEDRLANGIKSISISKQTTNPLSCIDTRQNVYSSGYSSGYSSAGGYGSGGYGSGGYGSGSYGSGSGSYGSGSYGSTNFSGGSGVNTQTKKNMVIKMIETRDGKVVSESSEVIED, from the exons ATGGCAGCCAGTTACAAGAGCACTTCGTACAGCGTGAGGAGCTCCTCTGCCCCGAGGAACTTCAGCAGCCACTCCTACACCGGAGCAGGAGGGCTGACCGCCCGCAAGAGCTACAGCGTCAGGAGTTCCTACGGGGGTAGTACCAGGGGCTATGGAGGGCCAGGCATCATCAGCAGCACCAGCAACTACGGCCTCGGCTCCGCCATGGGTGGATCGGGCTTGGCTTTTGGGGGTGGCATGGGACTGGGTCAGGCCCAAATCTCTGCTGTGACTGTCAACAAGAGTCTGCTGACCCCGCTCAACTTGTCCATTGACCCCACCATCCAGGCTGTCCGCACCCAGGAGAAAGAGCAAATCAAGACCCTCAACAATCGCTTTGCCTCTTTCATTGACAAG GTGCGCTTCCTGGAGCAGCAGAACAAAATGCTGGAGACCAAGTGGAACCTGCTGCAGGGCCAGACCACCACGCGCTCCAACATTGACGCCATGTTTGAGGCCTACATCACCAATCTGCGCAGACAGCTTGACAGCCTGGGCAACGACAAGATGAAGCTGGAGGCTGACCTGCACAACATGCAGGGCCTGGTAGAGGACTTCAAGAACAA GTATGAAGATGAGATCAACAAGCGTACAGAGTGTGAGAACGACTTCGTCCTCATCAAGAAG GATGTTGATGAGGCCTACATGAATAAGGTTGAGCTGGAGGCCAAGCTGGAAAGTCTGACAGACGAGATCAACTTCCTCAGGTCCATCTATGAGGAG GAGCTGCGTGAGCTCCAGAGCCAGATCAAGGACACATCAGTCATTGTGGAGATGGACAACAGCCGTAACCTGGACATGGACTCCATCGTAGCAGAGGTGAAGGCTCAGTACGAGGACATCGCCAACCGCACCCGGGCTGAGGCAGAGACATGGTACAAGACCAAG TTTGAGGAGATGCAGACATCCGCCAGCAGATATGGAGATGACCTGAGGGCTACCAGGACAGAGATTGCCGACCTCAATCGCATGATCCAGAGGCTGACATCCGAGATTGATGGCGTTAAAGGACAG CGTGCCAATCTGGAGGCTCAGATTGCCGAGGCCGAGGAGCGCGGCGAGCTGGCTATTAAGGATGCCAAGTCCCGCATCCAAGACTTGGAGGATGCCCTGCAGAGAGCCAAGCAGGACATGGCCCGGCAGATCCGCGAGTACCAGGACCTGATGAACGTCAAGTTGGCTCTGGACATCGAGATCGCCACCTACAGGAAGCTGCTGGAGGGCGAGGAGGACAGACTGGCAAATGGCATCAAGTCCATCAGCATCTCCAAACAGACCA CAAACCCACTCAGCTGCATAGACACGAGACAGAACGTCTACTCAAGCGGTTACAGCAGCGGCTATAGCAGTGCCGGCGGCTACGGCAGTGGCGGCTACGGCAGCGGCGGCTACGGCAGCGGCAGCTAcggcagcggcagcggcagcTACGGCAGCGGCAGCTACGGCAGCACCAACTtcagcggcggcagcggcgtcAACACCCAAACCAAGAAGAACATGGTGATCAAGATGATCGAGACCAGGGATGGCAAAGTGGTGTCTGAGTCCTCCGAGGTCATTGAGGATTGA